TTTATACATTTAGCTTCTCAAAGCTGACAGAGACGGAAGAAGGCTTGTTTGATTTGTACTGTGAAAAAATGTATATGAGGACGATTACTTTAGTATTCATGGCAATGATTGCAGTGTGCTTGTAAGAGATGCAACTTTCAAAGTAGATGAAGTGCTCATTGGGTGTCTTGGCCTTATCACTTCATATATTGACGCTCACAAGTAGAACAGAATTAGTGGAACAAACGAAATTAAATGAGCTTTTATGACACCAAGTTGTGTGTGTCTAGTTGCTAAGATGCTGTGAGGTTGCTAGGCACATGATGCCTCTGTCACGTGACCCATAATGTCGAAGACGGTTGCTCATGTTAAAAATGGCTACACAAAAAGTCTGTGCCCATGACACCCAGAAACACAAAACAGCAGCATCCATGCAAACAATGGCAcagaatgacaataaaataatgaCGTAACACAAATAACAATGCATTATAACAAACGTAATAAATGACTAACACAAAGGACAGACAGTGTAGCTAGTTAACGGGATTAGAATCCATAAAAACTCCATTTCAGTTCTGGAAACGTCTTTAGATTTCGACCCTGAACAAATCACAGAGCTACTACTAATAAAACTGTAAAGGCCTGTTGACAATATGTTGCATGTTGACCAGacacgcaagtaagaatttcactgtactcggTGCCTGGCAGTATTACTACAACCCCAGAAACTGCGGTGAACCAGAGCTGTTATAATTATGTAGGACACTACAAAATGAAAGGTTGCTGCTTTACACATCAGTCTTTTAGTGAACTGTACCAAAAGTAACTAATTACGTGAAAACAGCTCAGTTTAGTTCAGGCTTTTTGAAGAGAGTTGAAGCGCCCTCTGCTGTTCAGAGGTTTAATGAAAGCGTTGGATGCTTGTTGCTACAGGTCTTTGGAGATTTAAACGTTAAAAAAAGATATTAGGTTAAATGTTGTGCATTAAAACAATGAAACTCATTCACTGCTCTTAAGAAAggcaaaagtaaataataaagaaaagaaggacTTCATCTAATCTAAGCAGAACAAAGGCTGAATGTGGTCAGTTCTACTAGAGTAGCTTCTGTTCATTCATAACAGAAACCTGCTTACAGCAGTACAGGGGAACACTGCAGTCTGTCCTGGTGCTTTTAACTGCAAAACAGCAGCCACCACTGGGAGGGATGCCAGGCCACTGCAGGTCACACTCACATCCTCACCAATCCCTTTATTAAGtcacttttttccaattttgggATGGTATCTTTTGGTGGCATTTGGTGAAAGGTGGCATTGCCAATCAAATGTAAGGAAACGAGGGGTGACTTAGAGAACTCAACTTTTTGATTCCTTCTCTTGTACTGTGCAAGCTCCTCTGTTAATATGGTTTCTACACGTTTTAGCTAAAGTTTATGCATCTGTCTACTACTGTTCAGTTAAACAGAACCACGTGCTTATGTCTGTAAATTGTGCAAAGTAAGATGTTCTTGTTACTGTTTTAAATTGGTAAATCCATGTAAGTGAAAACAAAGAATCACACAAGACTGGCGAGATCAGTAACAAAAATAaggaagaaaagcagaaaaagaagagcaaatgAGAGAACTTACAGGTGTAGTCTGTGAAAGAGGTGGAGGAGCAAAACGAgagaacagagaaagagaaaaagttcAGGAGTGTCAAAACCACAGAAAACTAAGTGAGACTAAAACAGTTACCACTGATGCCTGACACCCCCAGAATTCTGGTCTTCCAGCTGggttactgtctgtgtggagctcACATGTTCTTCCTATGACTGGATGTTCTCTGGGTACTTCTGTCATCCCGCAGCATCCCAAAGGTATGTTGGTTAGGTTAGCTGGTAACACTAAATTGGCTCTCTGTTGAAATGTGCATTGAATGTGCCCTTcaaaggactggcaccctgttctggGCTGCTAGGATAAGGGGGCTGGAAAATGGAAGGAAGGATAGCGCTTTCACAGCATCTTCAACAAAATGGAGGTAGTTACCGAGCAGAAAATATACAGCACCTTAGAATCAAGAAGATACAATTAGGGGAATATTCACATCGGTATATTCAGCTgcttgacagacagacaggtcgaaaggcactatacaacacAGAGATTGTATCAGACAAGTGGGCATGAGGGGCATTTTACAGTCTTGTGCTGGACAAATACGGGGAAAGAACTCTAAGTGACAGTACAACCAActattattcttttttgttttaaccaacCAAGGGACCAAAACCCTAATTTCTATCTTTGTTTctccatgatagatagatagatagatagatagatagatagatagatagatgtgaaaggcactctatgatagatagatagatagatagatagatagatagatagatagatagatagatagatagatagataagacactaaataatagatagatagatagataagacactaaataatagatagatagatagatagatagatagatagatagatagatagatagatagatagatatgaaaggcactatatgatataagATCACAACTTAAGCCTACTTGCACACATCACAATGATAAGGTTAAAAGTAGTGAagataaagacatttttgattttgGACCTGGGTTCTTATAGCAGGAGCTGCAACTTGGTAGTTCACTCAGCATTTCACACAACTTCTTTAATTAATTGATCTGTCAGATTTTGCTGTTAATGCCACTTGGTTGATCCATTTCACAGTTTCATTTTTTCTATGTTTACAGCCAACGTTAAGATTTCGAAACCAAGCTAGCAGAAGTTAAATCGAAAGAGacacaatataaaatgtattattgtttatgTGAAAATACTTGACTTCCTAAGACAGCAGTGAGCAGGGATCAGCACTGAGCATGGTGACAGTACATCACAGGTCCCACTTGAGCTCACAGCCAACACTCCATTCTTATATGCCAGCCAAAGTCAAAAATTAGCCTAATACTTATATCtttgatggaaaaaaaatagGAGTATCCAAACATGGGAAGaatatgcagacttcacacagctCCCTGTTTAGAAGTTGAACcactgagctgtgaggcagcagtgctaaccactgagcaGATAGTGCCATCCTGCATGTTTACAACCATCTCAGTGGCTTTTCTACTCCACCCCATTGTTCTGTGCCATGCCAGTAGCCTCTGAAGGCTTAAttctttataaagcacttttttttgtttttcctcccagatctgctGTCCTGCAATATAAACCCTTACGGAGGCAATGAATACCATAGCCAGAACAATAGCTGTTTATCCCTGAAGAAACTGGATATTGCCTGGAAAATGTGCTGCAAGCGAAAGGATAGAGACAGTGAGAGAGAAGGGAGAAATCTACTGTGGGAAACATTATCcgttctataaaaaaaaaaaaaaaaaggttgttaagttacaatttaaaaatagaagTCAAAAGAACTAGGATTGGTTTGGAAAAGTGTAAGAAGATATAAGcaaaggcagcagcagcagctctgcAAGGACAAAGCAGTAATCCACACAAGTGTGCAGCACTTTGGTAAGGTTATCGCTGCTTATTAGAAAGTGGAACACTTAACTGAAATCTCTGCAAAATAACATGCACTTGGTGTCACATTAATTAATTGCAAGCCGCCACTTACACCTTGAAGacaatactttttgttttaagtaCTAACACCCACCATCAAGAGTACATATAAGCCCACACATTGGACACATACTGCAAACTGCAATGCAGaggaaatttaaatgattttttgcaAGGTGACAGGCTTTGAAATGCTTGCCCAAAATTAGTATTGGGGAGATTACAGTTATAACACTGaagaggtagaaaaaaaaaatctaacaaaaattCATAACTAAAGTAACTGCCTCAAGAAATTGCATCAAGTTCACTTCCACCTATGAAACAGTGATATATAAGATTCAATTCTAGTAATTATGTAAGTAATCATATATTAGTATTAAAATGAAGACGGCTCCACTTTTTGAGTTGGCTAGTTGTCAGAGGTATTTTACCTGTAAGGTGCAAAAACTTGTAAAACTCTAcactattatgtattttacttattCAGTAAATGTCTCCTATTTCCACTATCTAATATAACTCTCTTTCTATGTGTCTTAATGAAATTAATTTCTATCTAGCAATCAATTACATGGTATCTTAGCTATtttctataaatatattttgatttttatgtcAGTAaactgattcatttattttatcccttttatatatatttataacagaATTGGGGTGGGTGAAAAGGATGGGGGGAAAAATAAGAGTGCCATTAAATCCTTTACTCCTACAATTTGTAACATCCACACGTTGATGAGACGTCAGTCAGTCTCTTATTCCTGAATAAGATAAATggtgaagcctatcccagccagcatagggagcaaggcaggaacaaaccctggacagggcgccagtccatcacagggcaaacacacacacgcacacagacacacagacacacacaccaaccacacattagggccaatgtgctgccttttattttttaatgccaaAACTGAATGTCACAATGTGGTGATCTTCGTTAGCTCTTCCCGTGAATGAAATAAACACGAACAAGAAAGCACATCACTAAGCAAGGCTTCACATGAAGAGTCACATATCTCATACTTTATTCAAACATAGAGCACCGTCTGTCCGCTTTCAAACCCATGAAGCGCACCATccacaaatgaaaagaaatcaaGTGTGGAGATGAAAGCAAGGCACTCTGTTGCTGAAATTAGTGGCAGCACATGGGCACGATAAAATTGCTAACATATTATCAGTCGGTGCAAGTACTTACCATGCTGATCAGTCTGACCTAATCATTTCACAGGATGcgctgaaaaacacaaaaaacttatGCTTTCTAGTAAATGGCATTACTTTATTGTACATGCAGCTGCACTTATTGCCCTGTCCTGATTCACTAAATAAGGGAATAATTCAAGAGTCGAGGTGTAAGTTTAACAGAAGCCTACAGGAAATTAGCAAGGTCAGCAAGTGTCCTGAAAGCAAATTTCAAATTCAGGATAAAACAATTGCATAGCAAGGGCCACCACACTAACTGATCTGAATAAAAACACTACACTCGATCAGTGGACTTTctttatgaattaatttattcataatttaCTGTATTATTCATTTTGGCATGTAAGCAGCCTCTGGAGCCAGCATTACaaatgacaaacatgcaaacacaTATCCATACTGTTcactctccctctccctctccctttGGGTCCTATAACACCTCAGTCTTCAGGTACTGCACGGTCTTCTGGTTTCTGGGAGTGATGTGGTAAACTGGTGAAGAACTTGACTTCATCATGCAAATTGACACAAAAGTAAAAGCACCTCCAAGGACTAGAAAAAGTCCGGCAAACCATCCCGAAAACATAGCCTCTCCAAACTCCCATCGTAGGACAAGCTCAGGCACATTGTCATCCCAGAACTCGGACACCATCAAGTATGCAACCATGGACACTGGAAAGAGGGTTGTAATTCCTGATAACAAGAAAAGAACCCCACCAGAAACCAGAATTTTCTTCTTGAAGAGATCCTTGTCACCTGAAAGTTTGATGCAGTCCATCCCAGCAACGGTGACTAATAAACCCAGAATTCCTAGAACGTTAGAAATGAGCATCAAAATCCTAGAGATCATTATGTCAGCAGGCAGGGCCAAAAAAGAGTCAAAGGACTTACACTGGAGACCCACTTCGTCTTGAAACACGCAATTGTGCCACAGTCCCTGGTACCAGTTCTCCATTTCGTTCAGATCCGTGTTCATGGTTTTCCAGAGAGGCAAAAAAGTGGTCACAATAGAAGTCGCCAAGCCCATAAGACTCACAAAAAATGCTCCCAGCTGCACAATTTTGGAATTAAGGAGCACCATCTTCAATCAAATCTGCTCTGTTGCAGTGAATGCCTTGCAAATGGAAGTAACTGGAGCCCTCAACGCTTGGCCCGATAGCGCTCCTATGATCTCAGCATCTAATATATGCACCTAATAAAGGCCTTGTAATTCCAACGCTTGTGTATTACAACAGACATACTGTTTTGTAAAAGCGATATATATCGTCACTAGGAACAATGGGCTCTGTTTTAAATGAAACCAGATATGTCCAGGAGGACTTCAAGTGCAGAACATACATAAGgataaaagttttctttttgtgACAAGAGACACGATaaatgaaagaaagcaaaaagaaatgaaattaaaaactttttcagtaaaatgggtttttttctttacaaaatgaaataaaaaccctCATCATTTTGTTAATATTCCTGTAAAATGAATGACTAATAGATTTAGAAATGCAATTTTACAAGTAGTTTCTGATTTTGCTAGTATAACCCCGGACACAAGTATTTACATTTGTGGGGTGTTCTTTATCAATAAAGAATCCAGGCCGAAAAAGACATCTGACCATTGACAGAAAAAAGGAGCTAATGGAAGGCATGAAACTGATCCTCTAACAGCCTAGCCCTTAGTAAGAAGGCCAGAATGGATGGCCCCATTGTACTTTAGAGTGGAATAAACTCAGGCACAAAAAGGAGGTGACACTATAtataaatcagtcagtcagtcagtcaggcagcatggtggtgcagtgattagtgctgctgcctcataactcTGTGCCTGAATCTGGactggtgtggagtttgcatgttctaatgGCGTCACTGTAGTGTTGGATCAATATACCAATTTTTACTTTGGTATGAATACCAGCTTTCAGGCCTCAGTTCCGGCACCAAaacaatataaatgcaaaaaacagaTCTCCCCGGTCCCCCCACCCAGCCAGCTAACATGCCTGCCTCCCTGCTATGCCACACTCTGCAAATCATTACAAGAAGCATGGGGGAAAGTGCCGAGCAGTTTCCTCCTAGAAGTCTCCAGCATGTTTATATAAACACTAACCATATGAGAAGATGATGTAAAGAACATCAGAACAGATAAATACATGAAAGGGGGCCATTTTAGGCTTCTGCAATTTATTatcggtaacactttagtttaggtactgcaaaaatgcatctgtccttcattcactcttaagtaacaagaccttaacaaaggcttctttttgtcttcatgATACTTATTAAACATCAGTggataggttattcatctctctGCAGTGTGGCAAATTGACATTacggtaaaatgacttgttaatatgaaggattcacagatcttatactaaatactaaataataccAAGAGAAATGTGCCTCAggtaagccacctcagaccacttcAACGTGAATTTTTGTTAGCAGGTCACATTGTAGAgaagaataaacattttactgatgctttgtaagtgctatgaagacccaaagaagtgtatgttaaggtgttgttacataatagtaaataaggaatagatactgtacatttttgcagtttttaaagtgtTACCTTATTATCTACCAGCCATGCTAACTGTCAAAGACaagtaataaaatcatttttaaaaaatattcactttCTCTGGCCCTATGAGTACATTCCacgcctttcctctgtatccttGGGTGTCTGAGTCTCTCTTGACTGGCGCTCCCCCTGTTGAGTGTGTTCCCTTAAAGCCTGATTTCGGATGCCATTATTTTTAAAGGCACCTTACTCGGCTCCTGTCCACTTTAATACTTCCTGTTATTACCAGCGACTTTCAGTGTAGCTCCTGCacctttcctcctcctcctcttgtgtctcacactcgcacttcctctttcaacaGCATTATCAAAGTCAGACTGACCAATCAGGCTGCTCACAGGGACAGGATACGCAGACAGACCTGAACGTTTTCTAAAATAGTAGTAGGTTGTTATCTGTatactgtggtggattgccggcatgttactccggccctcacccccaggccgccaggaggagccctcccgacagcatgatcatccAGCAGGGCATCTTGGACTTTGTAGTGCTTTtactcagccctgctggataccttggggccaccaggcgtcgctgtaggggggctgataggctcacatgtgccctataacccgggagtaagtcatagtcatgtgacgggaagaaacgacgtgttcccggggtgaagaaaaggactgtttgccctgacccggaaggaataaggaattgtggactgattggacaggaacacctccgggtcagggtgtataaaaggattgtgggaaggcccAGACTGTGAGCTGAGGTGGGAGGTAGGAaggcgaagtgtctgggcaaggaggagaaAATAGTATTGTTGAGTGGGTTGAATTTATGattagtgtggagggtgcttggtgcac
This genomic window from Polypterus senegalus isolate Bchr_013 chromosome 12, ASM1683550v1, whole genome shotgun sequence contains:
- the cldn26 gene encoding claudin-22, whose amino-acid sequence is MVLLNSKIVQLGAFFVSLMGLATSIVTTFLPLWKTMNTDLNEMENWYQGLWHNCVFQDEVGLQCKSFDSFLALPADIMISRILMLISNVLGILGLLVTVAGMDCIKLSGDKDLFKKKILVSGGVLFLLSGITTLFPVSMVAYLMVSEFWDDNVPELVLRWEFGEAMFSGWFAGLFLVLGGAFTFVSICMMKSSSSPVYHITPRNQKTVQYLKTEVL